The Dioscorea cayenensis subsp. rotundata cultivar TDr96_F1 chromosome 11, TDr96_F1_v2_PseudoChromosome.rev07_lg8_w22 25.fasta, whole genome shotgun sequence genomic interval TAATTTCCCTTATAAATAGCTCCTTTGCGTAAAACTCACAACATATAGCAAATAcagattttttttctctatcaccattctatttttctttcaaattcagtttatttcttcattttcaatatatttttcatttctacAGGGAGTGAATACAAATGCAATCATAATTCTATAATTCAAACTTCAAAGTTAAGATTATAAACAAGAGCACAAGCAATTTGATtttaagaaggaaaaaaaaaaccctaacttgAACATTGAAATCTTAAACTCCAACCTGGTATTTACTATATAATCGGAAAGCACATATTTCACTAAAACTTGAGAGATTTAGACTAACAAAACCAAACCATCTATGAACTCCCCCATCCTATTCTTCATAGAAACACATAAACAGGAACCTAAAatccaaataaatcaacaaaataacaagtCATAGACATGCACACAGAGGTTCAAATGGAAAGGGGCCTTTCATTTCTAGTGAAAAACACAAATCAAACTCCATGAATCCGGAGGAATAGCAGAGTCATACCTGCGAGAGAGCTCTGCGGATTGGCTCCAGGCTTAAGCGGCCTTCTGAAGGTGAGGAGGTTTAAGTAACATTGCCAGTTCGGGGATATTTACATATAACACcccttattttccttttattatgcataattcaaaataataaatagcatTTAGTTTTTTCCTTGCAAATTAAGCactcttcaaaaaaaaaaaaaaataattatcgaACGATATtaaagtataatttttaatttaaacagaaatgaacattgaattgttttttttttttaaaaaaatataaacttctttatttttcccatatttgatatttctagatgaaatttttaattaaattgtgtAATGCATGTGTAATTTATGCTTTTCATcggttattattaaaaattttcaattcatcCAATAAAAAATCGCCACGTCAACAAGAATTGCTGCATCCTGTGTTCGATTAGATTGCCGGAAACACTCCTCCACTTAAAAACTAGGGTTTTCTCTTCTCTCCTCCGTCTTCCCCTTCTTCTCTTCATCGATCTCTCCGGCCGCCATGGATCTCCTCCGCAACTACGCCGACAAGAGCGACGACGACGACATTGGGAACGACGCCGGATCCCCGGTGAACCAGCCGGAGAAACCCGCCACCGGAGAAGAACCGGAACCAGAACTAGAACCAGAGGACGAGGATGACTCCTTGTCTCCCCCACGAATCTCTCTACCATCCAAATCGTCAGCTCCTCGTGTTGACGACACGGCCCTCGCACTCTCTGTCGCGGGCGCCGCCCGTGCGCTCAGCGGCCCTCTCGATCCCACCCAGCGGGCCGTCTCCTTCAATCCTACCTATGACCAGCTCTGGGCTCCTATACATGGTCCTGCCCACCCCTACGCCAAGGACGGCGTCGCCCAGGGCATGCGCAACCACAAGCTTGGCTTCGTCGAGGATGCGTCCATCCAACCTTTCCTCTTTGATGAGCAGTACAACACCTTCCACAACTTCGGCTACGCCTCTGACCCCTCTGGCCTCTCCTTCGTCGGTGATCTCCAATCCCTCTCCACCAACAACGCCCTTTCCGTCTACAATATCCCTCAGCAAGAGCAAAAGCGCCGCCGCCTCCAGATGAAGTCCGGTGATGAGGAATCTAAATCCGATCTTGGCCCCGAGGCCGAGAACCCTGCGTCCGAGCAATGGCttctgaagaacaagaagagccCTTGGTCCGGGAAGAAGGAGGAGCTTCCCACCGAGCTCACTGAAGAGCAGAAGAAGTATGCTGAGGAGTATGCCGAGAAGAAGGCTGAGAAGGAGCGCGGCGGAGAAGGACGAGACCGCGCAGAGCATGCCGACAAGAGCACGTTCCATGGGAAGGAAGAACATGATTACCAGGGGAGATCCTGGATTGCACCCCCTAAGGACGCCAAGCCTGCCAATGAGCATTGCTACATCCCCAAACGCTGGATACACACATGGAGTGGCCACACCAAGGGCGTCTCCGCTATCCGCTTCTTTCCCAAGCACGGCCACCTGCTCCTCTCGGCTGGTATGGATTCCAAGGTCAAGATTTGGGACGTTTTCAATTCAGGCAAGTGTATGCGTACCTACATGGGCCATTCGAAGGCGGTGCGCGACATCTCCTTCTCCAATGATGGTACGAAATTCTTGAGCGCGGGGTATGATAAGCACATCAAGTACTGGGATACCGAAACCGGGAAGGTGATCTCCACATTCTCCACTGGGAAAATTCCTTATGTTGTGAAGCTCAATCCGGATGAAGATAAACAGAACATTCTCTTGGCTGGTATGAGTGACAAGAAGATTGTGCAGTGGGATATGAAGTCCGGGGAGATAACTCAAGAATATGACCAGCATTTGGGAGCTGTGAATACAATCACTTTTGTTGATAATAACAGGAGGTTTGTCACTTCGAGCGATGATAAATCCCTTCGAGTTTGGGAGTTTGGGATTCCTGTGGTTATAAAGTATATCAGTGAGCCTCATATGCATTCCATGCCTTCAATATCTCTTCATCCTAATTCCAATTGGTTGGCTGCTCAGAGTTTGGACAATCAGATTCTGATATATAGTACCAAGGAGAGGTTCCAgttgaacaagaagaagaggttCTCAGGGCACATTGTAGCTGGATATGCTTGTCAAGTGAACTTCTCTCCCGATGGGAGGTTTGTAATGTCAGGAGATGGGGAGGGTAAGTGTTGGTTCTGGGATTGGAAAAGTTGCAAGGTTTTCAGGACTTTGAAGTGTCATGAAGGAGTGTGCATCGGGGTTGAGTGGCATCCATTGGAGCAGAGCAAGGTTGCCACTTGTGGATGGGATGGCATGATCAAATACTGGTATGCTGTTCCTTGCTGcctttcatttttattcatatGCCCTTCTTATGatacaccttttttttttgggtattttgAAGTTGATTTTGTGGATTTCTAGTTAATCAGTTCTTGTGTTTGTAGAATTGTACTCTGGTTTTCATGTTATTTTGCTGAGGTGTTTATGTTGCTTCCATTTGTAGTTTGTAgtagctttttttttatcattgattaAGCTACTACTATTTTTGAGGTATACTTGAAATTGTTAGGACAATTATGAAGCAATTTTATTCTTGCAAATAAAGGAAAATGATTTGTATCTTTGTAGTGACAAATTCTACAATTTGCCAAGTTCTAACTAACTGGTAAGGCGGTGGGATTTGATGCCAAAAATTAACTAATGCTCTATCCTTAAAAGTTAAGCTATTAAGTGAGTGACATTACATTTCTCTTTAGTCAGCATCGACTAATGATTTATCTTATATGTTTAATAGATTTTCAGTCAATTGGCAACCTGAAAGTTAACTGCATGTAGGCGCTTTCAATAGCTTTTCAATCAATTGGCAACCTGAAAGTTAAATGCATGTGGGCCTTTTCAATAGTTTTTAATCAATTGGCAACCTGAAAGTTAACTACATGTAGGCCCTTGACACCTGGCCTGGCGGTTAGGTTTGTGTCTGTCCTTTTCTAAGCAACCTCTTAGATGAACAAGGAAATGGATTTCAGATACAAGTCTTGCCAAGGTTCACAAGATGCTTAGTTTGTGGTCGAATTAATTGCAGTAAACTCGCAACCACAACTTTTATTGAAGTTGCTAACAATAGTACCCATTATTAGAATCTTTTACCTTCATGCTTTGGCAGGTAACAAAGTTATCTGCATGTAAACCTTTAAATTCACTCTCATGGTgaggtttgatttgattttaccAATTTCCGAGGAACCTCTCAGATCAACAAGATCAAGAATTTTATATCTATGCGACTATGTTAAGGTGCTCAATTTATCTAGTTGATAATGCCATGGCATTTATGGCAGTGACCTAGCAATCACATTACTTTTTGTCAAAGTTGCTAACATTAGTATTAGTTATTAGAAACTTAAATCTTCTCAAATGGATATATGTAGTTTGTATATATCTCCATGCTTAAATAGTTTCATAActataaattttcacaaatgaGCATAACACTAGAAAAGCAATCTGAAATTTATTTCATCTTGCCTCATCTAGTTTTGTATATCATGGATGGCTTTTTTAACTCTGAATGTTTTATCTGATTCGCAGGGATTAGCGCAATGGTTACTCAAGGCTCCAGATATGCAACAAAGGTCATTTGATTGCCCAAATGGAGTTGACTCCCCCGAGTCAGGGGATGTTTTCAATGAACAAAATCATGATAATGTGTATCAATTGGAAATTTTCTTGACTTCAACCAATATTTCTTGGCTATGACAACTGCATCCTTTGAGGACCCAAAAGATAAAAGCACAAGTTGGCTGTGACTGAGGGCTGCTAGGGCGATGACATTCAGCTTGTGCAAAAggacataatatattaatatctgtAAACTTTGTATTTCTATCTTATTTGTTATGTCAAGAAAATCATCTTACAGTTTCAGATCTCCAAGGAGGTGATGTGCCAATGTTTGCGGTTGTCTGTTGTTGATCCAAACTAGTTTTCCAATGATAGTTGAGATTATACTGCATTACTTCTTATATATTTGCTTTTGAGTTGGAAAAGGCTTCTCACTTGCCCTAGCCTTGTGGCCCATGAgctgagggttttttttttggtgatatTTTCCTTGTTGGGAACTTGGGAAGGTGcttccatgttttctttgtaTAACAATTTCCTTTTACCTGTAAAACATGAACAAGTATAAcataattctttaaaaaaaaaataatggatggCACAAAggtttgtttttgaaaaaataatgtcTATGTCCTTTGGGTTTGTGTTTTTATCATGTTGCTTCTGAAGCTTTCCAAGATTTGGATCTTGCATGTGATGGTATATGTGATTTG includes:
- the LOC120272156 gene encoding pre-mRNA-processing factor 17, with protein sequence MDLLRNYADKSDDDDIGNDAGSPVNQPEKPATGEEPEPELEPEDEDDSLSPPRISLPSKSSAPRVDDTALALSVAGAARALSGPLDPTQRAVSFNPTYDQLWAPIHGPAHPYAKDGVAQGMRNHKLGFVEDASIQPFLFDEQYNTFHNFGYASDPSGLSFVGDLQSLSTNNALSVYNIPQQEQKRRRLQMKSGDEESKSDLGPEAENPASEQWLLKNKKSPWSGKKEELPTELTEEQKKYAEEYAEKKAEKERGGEGRDRAEHADKSTFHGKEEHDYQGRSWIAPPKDAKPANEHCYIPKRWIHTWSGHTKGVSAIRFFPKHGHLLLSAGMDSKVKIWDVFNSGKCMRTYMGHSKAVRDISFSNDGTKFLSAGYDKHIKYWDTETGKVISTFSTGKIPYVVKLNPDEDKQNILLAGMSDKKIVQWDMKSGEITQEYDQHLGAVNTITFVDNNRRFVTSSDDKSLRVWEFGIPVVIKYISEPHMHSMPSISLHPNSNWLAAQSLDNQILIYSTKERFQLNKKKRFSGHIVAGYACQVNFSPDGRFVMSGDGEGKCWFWDWKSCKVFRTLKCHEGVCIGVEWHPLEQSKVATCGWDGMIKYWD